The following are encoded in a window of Ruminiclostridium herbifermentans genomic DNA:
- a CDS encoding GntR family transcriptional regulator, with translation MINKFSNIPLYLQLKDLILEKIESNEYPPNTQIPSEQDLCEIYDISRPTVRQAISELTSSGYLYKEKGKGTFVSGKKKIIDIKNFNGFTDSILDCKSPAEKNIIDINVIESSSVEILNNIFNYNTSMPVAQISYLSYIDNQPNSVYSFNKSYIPVNLFPDIVVQLKDGKSSLDILRGKYPLIPDKSKSILDVIFADNNDSPILRVQPGQPLIRVQNTLYSKSGQCVEYVCSKYRADNCRILFEGSKPV, from the coding sequence ATGATAAATAAATTTAGCAATATCCCATTATATTTGCAATTAAAAGACTTAATTCTAGAAAAAATAGAGAGTAATGAATACCCTCCAAATACTCAGATACCATCTGAGCAGGATTTATGTGAAATTTATGATATTAGCAGACCAACTGTCAGGCAAGCAATAAGCGAATTGACAAGCAGTGGTTACCTATATAAGGAGAAGGGTAAAGGAACCTTTGTTTCTGGTAAGAAGAAGATAATTGATATTAAAAACTTTAATGGTTTTACTGATTCTATTCTGGATTGCAAATCTCCAGCTGAGAAAAACATTATTGATATTAATGTTATTGAGAGTTCTTCTGTTGAGATATTAAACAATATATTCAATTACAATACCAGTATGCCGGTAGCACAAATTAGTTATTTATCATATATTGATAACCAGCCTAATTCTGTGTATTCCTTCAATAAATCTTACATACCTGTTAATTTGTTTCCTGATATTGTTGTTCAACTGAAGGATGGGAAATCATCACTTGACATATTAAGAGGGAAATATCCATTAATTCCTGACAAGAGCAAAAGTATATTGGATGTGATTTTTGCTGATAATAATGATTCTCCAATACTTAGGGTTCAGCCTGGACAACCTTTGATAAGGGTTCAAAATACTTTGTATTCAAAAAGCGGACAATGCGTAGAATATGTTTGTTCAAAGTATAGAGCAGACAATTGCAGAATTCTATTTGAAGGAAGCAAGCCAGTATAA
- a CDS encoding M42 family metallopeptidase, with amino-acid sequence MNITENLQYLSELVAVAGFEKAASEKVAELFKGCCDYVEVDKFSNVICLKKGTSDKAKKIIITAHIDEIGFLVRSIDEKGFVGIANIGGIDSKILLAQEVIIHGKKDVIGIIGATPPHLMKAEDSNKPVKINDLFVDTGFTGKELKEIVSVGDIVSFKSKFTIMNEQKVSGKSLDNRASVACLLMILENLKNIKHENDIIFVASTQEEASLVGVITASYSLMPDAAIVIDACHGDIPDLSKDYSSTPGKGPEISIGPNLHPKMVNKLFELGKEYSIPFQKMVEAGDTGTEAWATQVSTKGIPTALLSIPIRYMHTEVETLNIEDIKYTARLVAEFAKIGSTELEELISII; translated from the coding sequence ATGAATATAACTGAGAATTTGCAATACTTATCAGAGTTAGTTGCTGTAGCTGGATTTGAAAAAGCTGCTTCTGAGAAGGTTGCGGAGTTATTTAAAGGTTGCTGCGATTATGTAGAGGTTGATAAATTTTCAAATGTAATTTGTTTAAAAAAGGGAACTAGTGACAAAGCAAAAAAAATTATAATCACAGCCCACATTGATGAGATTGGATTTCTAGTAAGGTCTATAGATGAAAAAGGCTTTGTTGGAATTGCAAACATTGGTGGAATTGATAGTAAAATTTTATTGGCACAGGAAGTAATAATTCATGGAAAGAAAGATGTTATAGGTATTATAGGTGCTACACCGCCTCACCTGATGAAGGCAGAAGACTCGAATAAACCTGTTAAAATAAATGACTTATTTGTGGATACGGGATTTACAGGAAAAGAACTTAAAGAAATTGTCTCTGTGGGTGATATTGTTTCATTTAAATCTAAATTTACCATTATGAATGAGCAAAAGGTAAGCGGTAAGTCTTTAGATAATAGAGCCAGTGTAGCATGTTTACTAATGATATTGGAAAATTTAAAAAATATTAAACATGAAAATGATATTATTTTTGTTGCATCAACACAGGAGGAGGCGTCTTTGGTTGGAGTGATAACGGCATCATATTCATTAATGCCTGATGCAGCAATTGTAATAGATGCTTGTCACGGTGATATTCCTGACCTATCTAAGGATTATTCCTCTACACCTGGAAAAGGCCCTGAAATTTCAATTGGACCAAATCTACACCCCAAAATGGTTAATAAGTTGTTTGAACTTGGAAAGGAATATTCCATTCCATTTCAAAAAATGGTGGAGGCTGGTGATACAGGAACAGAAGCGTGGGCGACGCAGGTTAGTACAAAAGGAATACCTACGGCACTGCTATCCATTCCAATCCGATATATGCATACTGAGGTTGAAACTTTAAATATTGAGGATATTAAATATACTGCCAGACTTGTAGCGGAATTTGCGAAGATAGGAAGCACTGAGTTAGAAGAGTTAATTTCAATTATATAA
- a CDS encoding M42 family metallopeptidase: protein MQETLRKVTQAFGVSGNEEEIRDVITSEIRKYVDEIKVDNMGNLIAIKNGKSKTDGQAKKIMLAAHMDEIGIIATFIDEKGFIRFSNIGGVSAFNALAQRVRFKNGTIGTISAEEKLEDFKNLKLDKMFIDIGCKSKEETEKLVKIGDTATFVGDFYVQGDHAISKAMDNRSGCAILIELAKTLPKTDNEIYYVFTTQEEVGLRGAKTAAFGIMPDYAIAIDVTLTGDTPQCKDREVKLGRGPAIKVKDSAYIAHPQVRRELEELAKSNGIPYTLELLDRGGSDPGAIQSTGNGVPCGGISIPCRYVHSPSEMISLEDLKNCVKLAGLYASKA, encoded by the coding sequence ATGCAGGAAACATTAAGGAAGGTAACTCAAGCTTTTGGTGTATCAGGTAATGAGGAAGAAATAAGAGATGTAATTACTTCGGAGATAAGAAAATATGTTGATGAAATAAAAGTTGATAATATGGGCAATTTAATTGCTATCAAGAATGGGAAAAGTAAGACAGATGGTCAGGCAAAAAAGATTATGCTGGCAGCGCATATGGATGAAATAGGTATTATTGCCACATTTATTGATGAAAAGGGATTTATACGTTTTTCTAATATTGGTGGAGTATCAGCCTTTAATGCTTTGGCTCAGAGGGTTAGATTTAAAAATGGCACCATTGGCACTATAAGTGCAGAAGAAAAGCTTGAAGATTTTAAAAATCTTAAGCTGGACAAAATGTTCATTGATATTGGCTGTAAAAGTAAAGAAGAGACAGAAAAATTAGTTAAAATAGGAGACACCGCCACTTTTGTAGGAGATTTTTATGTTCAAGGTGATCATGCAATTTCAAAGGCAATGGACAATAGAAGTGGATGTGCTATATTGATTGAACTAGCCAAAACTCTTCCTAAAACAGATAATGAAATTTATTATGTTTTTACTACACAAGAAGAAGTTGGGTTAAGGGGAGCTAAAACAGCTGCATTCGGAATAATGCCTGATTATGCAATTGCAATAGATGTTACACTTACTGGAGACACTCCACAGTGCAAAGACAGAGAAGTTAAATTAGGCAGAGGGCCTGCAATTAAAGTCAAGGATAGTGCCTATATCGCCCATCCTCAGGTAAGAAGGGAACTTGAAGAATTGGCAAAGAGCAATGGAATTCCATATACATTGGAATTGCTTGATAGAGGAGGAAGTGATCCTGGAGCCATACAATCTACTGGTAATGGAGTACCCTGCGGAGGGATATCCATACCTTGCAGATATGTTCATTCACCGTCTGAAATGATAAGCTTAGAAGATTTGAAAAATTGCGTAAAGCTAGCTGGATTGTATGCAAGTAAAGCTTAG
- a CDS encoding DedA family protein — protein sequence MDGFLLYFTQTIINGNPVFTYIFIFITGVLQLIFPPFPSDVIIVLEGYLTTVGSNYSFYSVCIVSVLGSILGSFIVYLFGYKKGSEVLKYQIVLKYISDKHIKRSEKVFHKYGKYGLIISKFIPGTSSIMVLFSGVFKVKRRIYFPYIIFSIFLQQFIYLLLGRFIGHNVEQVKKFFSIFNLVAVIVVVVFAILIFIIYKCKKSKKVKAENCK from the coding sequence ATGGATGGCTTTTTACTTTACTTTACTCAAACTATAATTAACGGGAATCCTGTTTTCACATATATATTTATTTTTATAACTGGCGTACTTCAATTGATTTTTCCTCCGTTTCCATCTGATGTTATTATTGTACTGGAAGGTTATTTAACAACTGTTGGAAGTAATTATAGTTTTTATTCTGTATGTATTGTTTCAGTACTTGGAAGTATTTTGGGTTCCTTTATTGTCTATTTGTTTGGATATAAAAAGGGAAGTGAAGTTTTAAAGTATCAAATTGTTCTTAAATATATTAGTGATAAGCACATTAAAAGATCTGAAAAGGTTTTTCATAAGTATGGGAAATATGGATTAATAATAAGTAAATTCATTCCTGGAACTAGTTCAATTATGGTATTATTCTCTGGTGTTTTCAAAGTAAAAAGAAGAATATATTTCCCATATATTATTTTTTCGATTTTCTTACAGCAGTTCATTTATCTTTTACTTGGAAGATTTATAGGTCATAATGTGGAACAAGTAAAGAAATTTTTTTCAATATTTAATTTAGTTGCAGTAATTGTAGTTGTAGTTTTTGCAATATTAATTTTTATAATTTACAAATGTAAAAAATCTAAAAAAGTTAAGGCTGAAAATTGTAAATAA
- a CDS encoding serine hydrolase, whose protein sequence is MSSYYLRKDKKHKRRRVLVATLAISCIIAAFLGAYLYLNKNNFDNLKQRSEQSNTTSAVETSTSDNSPQTTDAVSTDTAQTASNTTDITQINVDSNTVTTKDHGVLPKVGTVPKSGKMDELEKLITDFTSKLPGKYGVTFIDLATGEMVNVNDKIEYIAASTSKLPINVLLYKNIEAGKIKMEDKLVYKKEDLEYGTGIIINSPYGTEYTVRETSRLSIQKSDNCGVNMLIRLLGIENVRNYIDEVGGQVHYGKTHRSCPYDMAQIAQDLYKLYLNNEEVYGELINYMETTDWSDRIDAKLPKDVKVAHKIGNQVSTRNDVGIVFATHPYVLSIMSDNVNVDAATKAIADLSKLIYDFEEEYAN, encoded by the coding sequence ATGAGTTCATATTATTTAAGAAAAGACAAAAAACATAAAAGGAGAAGAGTTCTTGTTGCTACACTAGCTATTTCTTGTATAATTGCTGCATTTTTGGGAGCATATTTATACTTAAATAAAAATAATTTTGATAACTTAAAACAAAGATCTGAGCAATCAAATACAACATCCGCAGTAGAAACATCAACAAGTGACAACTCTCCACAAACTACAGATGCAGTGTCAACAGACACAGCTCAAACAGCAAGCAATACAACTGACATAACTCAAATTAATGTCGATTCCAATACAGTGACAACAAAGGATCATGGTGTTTTACCAAAGGTTGGAACAGTACCAAAGAGCGGGAAAATGGATGAACTAGAAAAGCTTATTACCGATTTTACTTCTAAGCTACCTGGCAAATATGGAGTAACCTTCATCGACCTTGCAACTGGAGAAATGGTAAATGTTAATGATAAAATAGAATATATTGCAGCTAGTACGTCAAAGCTGCCAATAAACGTACTATTGTATAAAAATATTGAAGCAGGCAAAATAAAAATGGAAGACAAGTTAGTTTACAAAAAAGAGGATTTAGAGTATGGTACTGGGATTATAATTAATTCTCCATATGGAACAGAATACACAGTTAGAGAAACCTCAAGGCTTTCAATTCAGAAATCTGACAATTGTGGAGTAAACATGCTTATTAGACTTTTGGGTATAGAAAATGTTCGAAATTATATTGATGAAGTTGGAGGCCAGGTTCATTATGGAAAAACTCATCGTTCCTGCCCTTATGATATGGCTCAGATTGCTCAGGATTTATACAAACTATATTTAAATAATGAAGAAGTATATGGTGAATTAATTAACTACATGGAAACTACCGATTGGAGTGACAGAATAGACGCAAAGCTGCCAAAGGATGTGAAAGTAGCCCATAAGATAGGCAATCAGGTATCCACTAGAAATGATGTTGGAATTGTTTTTGCAACTCATCCCTATGTGCTGTCAATAATGAGTGATAATGTAAACGTAGACGCAGCTACAAAGGCTATTGCAGATTTGTCAAAATTAATTTATGATTTTGAGGAAGAATATGCTAATTAG
- a CDS encoding M42 family metallopeptidase, giving the protein MLIKELTDLNGVSGNEKEVRDFIIQKVDKYCDSIRVDSIGNVIAYKKGASNTGKLKVMLAAHMDEVGFIVSGHTDKGFIKFKAVGGVDDRILPGKRVLIGNKKLAGVIGSKPIHQQEKEERERITRIKNLYIDIGAETKEEAERLAPLGEYIAFDSQFVELGRDCIKAKALDDRVGCAVLIEVLKHRFDFDMYVCFTVQEEVGLRGAQIAAYSIMPDVALVIEGTTCSDVPNVEPHDYSTVLGNGAALTIMDRTCYCDKGMVRFLSDVATKNNIKFQFKQTTTGGNDSGQIQRTGTGVKIASISVPCRYIHSPVSVMCRSDYESVERLTLAALKEMNKDKDFLKTIDKLIC; this is encoded by the coding sequence ATGCTTATAAAAGAACTTACAGACTTAAATGGTGTCTCAGGTAATGAAAAAGAAGTCAGAGACTTTATTATCCAAAAAGTAGATAAATATTGTGATTCTATTAGAGTGGATTCTATAGGAAATGTTATTGCTTATAAAAAGGGAGCAAGCAATACTGGCAAATTAAAAGTAATGCTGGCTGCTCATATGGATGAAGTGGGTTTTATTGTATCGGGACATACTGATAAGGGTTTCATTAAGTTTAAGGCAGTAGGAGGGGTAGATGATAGAATCCTTCCTGGTAAAAGAGTGTTAATAGGAAATAAAAAATTGGCTGGAGTTATTGGCTCAAAGCCAATACATCAACAAGAAAAGGAAGAGAGAGAGAGGATAACCAGAATTAAGAATTTATATATTGATATAGGTGCAGAAACAAAGGAGGAAGCTGAAAGACTTGCCCCTCTCGGAGAATATATAGCTTTTGACAGTCAGTTTGTGGAACTTGGAAGAGATTGTATAAAGGCAAAAGCACTTGATGACAGGGTTGGATGTGCTGTTTTAATTGAGGTTTTAAAGCATAGATTCGATTTTGATATGTATGTTTGCTTTACTGTACAGGAAGAAGTTGGATTAAGAGGAGCACAGATAGCTGCTTATAGTATAATGCCTGATGTTGCATTAGTAATAGAAGGAACTACATGTTCTGATGTTCCAAATGTAGAGCCCCATGACTATTCAACTGTATTAGGAAATGGCGCTGCACTAACAATAATGGACAGAACCTGTTATTGCGATAAAGGAATGGTGCGCTTCCTAAGTGATGTAGCAACTAAAAACAATATAAAGTTCCAGTTTAAGCAAACAACTACAGGCGGAAATGATTCAGGACAGATTCAAAGAACTGGTACTGGTGTCAAAATAGCTTCTATATCTGTACCTTGTAGATATATACATTCACCTGTATCGGTAATGTGCAGGAGTGATTATGAAAGTGTAGAGAGGCTTACTCTTGCAGCATTAAAAGAAATGAATAAGGATAAGGATTTTTTAAAAACTATTGATAAACTGATTTGTTAA
- the purB gene encoding adenylosuccinate lyase, which produces MKNVYESPLNARYASDEMQYIFSPNMKFTTWRKLWIALAEAEKELGLNITDEQINQLKSNVNNINYEVAEKYEKQFRHDVMSHVHAYGELCPDAKGIIHLGATSCYVGDNTDVIIMTEGLKLLRNKLLILIKKLSDFALEYKAMPTLGYTHYQPAQLVTVGKRACLWIQELLMDLEDLDHTLDNMKLLGSKGTTGTQASFLNLFDGDHEKVKKLEALIAEKMGFKKVFAVSGQTYPRKLDSRVLGVLSAIAQSAYKFGNDMRLLQSMKEMEEPFEEKQIGSSAMAYKRNPMRCERICSLARYVIIDAINPAITASTQWFERTLDDSANKRISIPEAFLATDAILNIYINVASGFVVYPKVIAKHVMEELPFMATENIMMEAVKRGGDRQELHEQIRTHSMEAGKRVKVDGEKNDLIERIANDPMFGMSLEELNSVLEPKHYIGRCAEQVEEFIENEVKKVLATADVTDIVVDLKV; this is translated from the coding sequence ATGAAAAACGTTTATGAAAGTCCTTTAAACGCTAGATATGCAAGTGATGAAATGCAGTATATTTTTTCACCTAATATGAAGTTTACAACATGGAGAAAGCTTTGGATTGCTTTGGCTGAAGCTGAAAAAGAGTTAGGCTTAAATATTACTGATGAACAGATTAATCAACTAAAAAGCAATGTTAATAATATTAATTATGAAGTTGCTGAAAAATATGAAAAACAGTTCAGACATGATGTAATGTCACATGTTCATGCATATGGGGAACTTTGTCCAGATGCGAAGGGTATTATTCACCTTGGTGCTACATCCTGCTATGTTGGTGATAACACAGATGTAATAATCATGACTGAGGGATTAAAGCTTCTCAGAAATAAGTTGCTTATTCTTATAAAAAAGCTTTCTGATTTTGCATTAGAGTATAAAGCTATGCCAACTTTAGGTTATACTCATTACCAGCCAGCACAATTAGTTACAGTAGGAAAAAGAGCTTGTTTATGGATTCAAGAACTACTAATGGACTTAGAGGACTTAGATCATACTCTTGATAATATGAAGCTTTTAGGTTCAAAGGGTACAACAGGAACTCAAGCTAGTTTTCTTAATTTATTTGATGGTGATCATGAAAAGGTTAAAAAGCTTGAAGCATTGATTGCTGAAAAGATGGGCTTCAAAAAAGTATTTGCAGTATCTGGACAAACATATCCTAGAAAACTAGATAGCAGAGTTTTAGGTGTGTTAAGTGCTATTGCTCAGAGTGCATATAAGTTTGGAAATGACATGAGACTCCTTCAAAGCATGAAAGAGATGGAGGAGCCATTTGAAGAGAAGCAAATTGGTTCATCTGCAATGGCTTATAAACGAAACCCAATGAGATGTGAAAGAATTTGTTCTCTAGCAAGATACGTTATTATAGATGCAATAAATCCTGCTATTACAGCTTCAACACAGTGGTTTGAAAGAACACTTGATGACTCAGCTAATAAGAGAATCTCTATACCAGAGGCCTTTTTGGCTACAGATGCAATATTAAATATATATATTAATGTTGCAAGCGGCTTTGTTGTTTATCCAAAAGTAATTGCAAAGCATGTGATGGAAGAACTGCCATTTATGGCAACTGAAAATATAATGATGGAAGCAGTAAAACGTGGCGGGGACAGACAGGAACTTCATGAGCAGATTAGAACTCATTCTATGGAAGCAGGCAAGAGAGTAAAAGTTGATGGAGAAAAAAATGATTTGATAGAAAGAATTGCAAATGACCCAATGTTTGGAATGTCTCTTGAGGAACTCAATTCCGTACTTGAACCAAAGCACTATATAGGAAGATGTGCAGAACAGGTAGAGGAGTTTATTGAGAATGAAGTAAAAAAAGTACTTGCTACTGCTGATGTAACTGATATTGTAGTGGACTTAAAAGTTTAG
- a CDS encoding sugar ABC transporter ATP-binding protein, with amino-acid sequence MENNIKLRVSKIEKSFPGVKALDKIDFTVKKGSVHVLCGENGAGKSTLMKIINGIYQPDSGQIFIDEKPVKISNPIQARSLGISMIFQEMNYVPEMTVEENIFLGNLPVNKFGSVDWKLVRKRATELLRLENLPYSPTTLLKDLTVSDIQMLEIIKAISYKSDIIIMDEPTSAITLKEVEKLFVKIRELKARGVSIIYISHKLDEIFQIADEITVFRDGTVVESHPKEELDIETVIALMVGRKLTNTYPKEEVKQGENLLEVKKLNSKGVFNNVNFHVKKGEIVGFAGLMGAGRTEVMRSLFGLDPITSGSVKIKGKEVSIKNVRGSINNGLVMLSEDRRRYGIIPVRSVRENTTLTFLQKVFYKMMYHKKVEHNIVTDMFTKMKVKTPTLETTIQSLSGGNQQKVVLAKWMIRNPDILILDEPTRGIDVGAKFEIYKLMTNLVKEGKAVIMVSSELPELIGMCDRIYVMSKGTITGEIERKDFSQELIMKYATGTLISNEVN; translated from the coding sequence ATGGAAAATAATATTAAACTCAGAGTTTCAAAAATTGAAAAATCCTTTCCAGGAGTAAAGGCTCTTGATAAGATTGATTTTACTGTAAAAAAAGGCTCTGTTCATGTATTATGCGGAGAAAATGGCGCAGGAAAATCAACATTAATGAAAATCATAAATGGCATTTATCAACCAGATAGTGGTCAGATATTCATTGATGAAAAGCCTGTGAAGATTAGCAATCCCATTCAAGCTAGAAGTCTTGGCATTTCAATGATATTTCAAGAAATGAATTATGTTCCTGAAATGACAGTAGAGGAAAATATATTTCTTGGGAATCTGCCGGTAAACAAGTTTGGGAGCGTTGACTGGAAACTAGTAAGAAAACGAGCTACTGAACTATTAAGATTAGAGAATTTACCCTATTCACCAACTACCTTATTAAAGGATTTAACTGTATCTGATATTCAAATGTTAGAAATAATAAAGGCAATTTCTTATAAATCAGATATTATCATTATGGATGAGCCTACTTCAGCAATAACTCTAAAAGAAGTAGAAAAGCTGTTTGTCAAGATTAGAGAACTGAAGGCTAGAGGCGTAAGCATAATTTATATTTCACACAAATTGGATGAAATATTTCAAATAGCTGATGAAATAACAGTGTTTAGAGATGGAACAGTTGTAGAAAGCCATCCTAAAGAAGAATTAGATATTGAAACAGTGATTGCTTTAATGGTTGGTCGTAAACTCACAAACACCTATCCAAAAGAAGAGGTGAAACAGGGAGAGAATTTACTTGAGGTTAAAAAGCTAAATAGTAAAGGTGTTTTTAATAATGTAAACTTTCATGTAAAAAAAGGAGAAATAGTCGGCTTTGCAGGACTAATGGGAGCTGGAAGAACAGAAGTAATGAGATCTTTATTTGGACTTGATCCTATAACCTCCGGCTCTGTGAAAATTAAAGGTAAAGAAGTTTCCATTAAAAATGTACGAGGGTCAATAAATAATGGACTGGTAATGCTTTCTGAGGATAGAAGAAGATATGGAATTATACCAGTAAGATCTGTTAGGGAAAATACTACTCTGACATTTTTGCAGAAGGTATTTTATAAAATGATGTATCATAAAAAGGTTGAGCACAATATAGTTACTGATATGTTTACAAAAATGAAGGTTAAAACTCCTACCCTTGAAACTACAATACAATCCTTAAGCGGAGGTAATCAACAAAAAGTGGTATTGGCAAAATGGATGATAAGAAATCCTGATATTTTAATTCTTGATGAACCAACCAGAGGTATTGATGTAGGGGCTAAATTTGAAATATATAAGCTTATGACAAATTTAGTTAAAGAGGGTAAGGCGGTAATAATGGTATCTTCTGAGTTGCCTGAACTAATAGGCATGTGCGATAGAATTTATGTAATGTCAAAGGGAACCATAACCGGTGAAATTGAAAGAAAAGACTTTTCTCAGGAACTTATAATGAAATATGCTACCGGAACACTAATATCTAATGAGGTGAATTAA
- a CDS encoding ROK family transcriptional regulator, with amino-acid sequence MNNNGVNSIEIKKINRQTIYKFLYRHEPISIQEIAYTLNMSLPTVTQNIKELYERGLVIKTGLFESTGGRKAKAISYNSTARYAIGLDVTRNHIGAVLIDLSGKVIKNERRQFPFINSKEYFKGVGNYVQAFIEDYNINTKDILGVGIALPAIIAPDRETVSYATVIDFKGGKVSAFSEYIPYPCVFSNDANAAGFAEMWGDETFENVVYLSLNNSVGGSIIIKKNIYEGYNNRSGEFGHMTIVPNGRACYCGKKGCVDAYCSAKLLSDSTNGNIAEFFRLLSIGNKEQKLIWEEYVSHLVIAVNNLRMLFDCNVILGGYAGAYMDDYIGEIRELASKYNTFEVDGSYLRVCKYKLETTAVGAALILVEDFIKNI; translated from the coding sequence ATGAACAATAATGGAGTAAATAGTATTGAAATTAAAAAAATAAACAGACAAACTATATATAAATTTTTGTATAGGCATGAGCCCATATCTATTCAAGAAATTGCGTATACGTTAAATATGAGCTTACCCACGGTTACTCAAAATATTAAAGAATTATATGAACGAGGGTTAGTTATAAAAACTGGGCTTTTTGAATCTACTGGCGGGAGAAAGGCTAAAGCTATTTCTTACAATAGTACTGCCCGTTATGCAATTGGGCTTGATGTAACAAGAAATCATATTGGTGCTGTGTTAATTGACTTAAGTGGAAAAGTCATAAAAAACGAAAGACGCCAGTTTCCATTTATAAACTCAAAAGAGTATTTTAAAGGTGTTGGCAATTATGTTCAAGCATTTATCGAAGATTATAATATAAATACAAAAGATATTTTAGGTGTTGGTATTGCATTGCCTGCTATTATAGCACCAGACAGAGAGACTGTAAGCTATGCAACAGTTATTGATTTTAAAGGCGGGAAGGTTAGTGCTTTTTCTGAGTATATACCTTATCCATGTGTATTTAGCAATGACGCTAATGCAGCAGGTTTTGCAGAAATGTGGGGTGATGAAACCTTTGAAAATGTAGTTTATTTATCATTAAATAATTCTGTTGGAGGTTCAATCATCATAAAGAAAAATATTTATGAGGGATATAATAATAGAAGTGGTGAGTTTGGTCATATGACAATTGTACCAAACGGCAGAGCTTGTTATTGCGGCAAAAAGGGTTGTGTTGATGCATATTGTTCAGCAAAACTCTTGTCTGATAGTACAAATGGGAATATCGCTGAGTTTTTCAGACTCCTTTCTATAGGAAACAAAGAGCAGAAGCTTATTTGGGAGGAATATGTTTCACATCTTGTTATTGCTGTTAATAATTTGAGAATGTTGTTTGATTGCAATGTTATCTTAGGAGGATATGCTGGTGCTTATATGGATGATTATATTGGTGAAATAAGGGAATTAGCTTCTAAATACAATACCTTTGAGGTTGATGGTAGTTATTTGAGGGTTTGTAAATATAAGCTTGAAACTACAGCAGTTGGAGCAGCATTAATACTGGTGGAAGATTTTATTAAAAATATATAA
- a CDS encoding ABC transporter permease: protein MSLQKNNVLSTVTKKYSIFMILFVLFVICSFANPNFLTANNLTNISRQLAVTTILAFGQTMLIISGMLDLSQGSVLALSGVFAVSTYKATGSLILSMLVGIITGVVCNFINAIMVSSLKTPPFIATLAMLTMARGVALLFTKGQNILQLGDFIVFGQGSLGVIPIPIIFLIVIAILTWYILRHTRFGRSLYAVGGNEEASVASGINVSRVKYKAFIINGIFVGIAGVLFMSRVNAGLPNGAVGFEMTALTAAIIGGTSFSGGIGSAAGTLAGAFIVGFLDNIMNLTNVDSYMQQIVRGAIIALAVIYDIQSKNRRTKSALGRIEDKENKSEKA from the coding sequence ATGAGTTTACAAAAAAATAATGTTTTGAGTACAGTAACAAAAAAATATAGTATATTTATGATTCTCTTTGTTCTATTTGTTATTTGCTCTTTTGCTAATCCTAACTTTCTGACAGCAAACAACTTAACAAATATTTCAAGACAATTAGCAGTAACAACAATTTTGGCATTTGGACAAACAATGCTTATTATAAGCGGTATGCTTGACCTTTCACAAGGTTCTGTGCTTGCACTTTCGGGTGTATTTGCCGTTTCAACATATAAAGCTACAGGCTCACTGATTCTTTCAATGCTTGTAGGAATTATAACTGGTGTTGTATGTAACTTTATTAATGCTATTATGGTAAGTTCTTTAAAAACTCCTCCATTTATTGCTACCTTAGCAATGCTGACAATGGCAAGGGGAGTAGCACTTCTTTTTACAAAAGGCCAAAATATACTTCAACTAGGAGATTTTATAGTATTTGGTCAAGGATCATTAGGAGTAATTCCTATTCCAATAATTTTTCTAATAGTAATTGCAATATTAACTTGGTATATTTTACGCCATACTAGATTTGGAAGATCGCTATATGCTGTTGGTGGCAATGAAGAAGCTTCTGTTGCTTCAGGAATAAATGTTTCAAGAGTTAAATATAAAGCATTTATTATAAATGGAATATTTGTAGGAATTGCTGGTGTATTATTTATGTCACGTGTAAACGCAGGTCTTCCTAATGGCGCCGTTGGTTTTGAAATGACTGCACTGACAGCAGCTATTATTGGTGGTACAAGCTTCTCTGGCGGTATTGGTTCTGCGGCAGGTACATTAGCGGGTGCTTTTATAGTTGGTTTCTTAGATAACATAATGAATTTGACAAACGTAGATTCATATATGCAGCAGATAGTTAGAGGCGCAATAATTGCATTAGCAGTTATTTATGATATTCAATCAAAGAATCGCAGAACAAAGAGTGCCTTGGGTAGAATTGAGGATAAAGAAAATAAATCTGAAAAGGCATAA